One stretch of bacterium DNA includes these proteins:
- a CDS encoding YSC84-related protein — MHPHRTLAWATCLFVLGGLVLPAVSQAKTAGEIDAGANATLARFDKDVKGGARFLARSKGVLVFPGVVKAALVFGGQYGEGALRVGGGTRGYYSITGGSWGASIGIQKKDLLLVFRDADALRSFENASGWQVGVNGAVTLINVGVGADVSTMQINQPIVAFVIGQKGLMFDVSLQGAKISRIKR; from the coding sequence ATGCATCCTCATCGAACGCTCGCGTGGGCGACATGTCTGTTCGTGCTCGGCGGGCTCGTCCTTCCGGCGGTATCCCAGGCCAAGACCGCGGGGGAGATCGACGCGGGCGCCAATGCCACACTGGCTCGATTCGACAAGGACGTCAAGGGAGGCGCCCGGTTCCTCGCCAGGTCCAAAGGTGTCCTGGTCTTCCCGGGTGTCGTGAAGGCCGCGCTCGTGTTCGGCGGGCAGTACGGCGAGGGCGCGCTGCGTGTGGGGGGCGGCACCCGCGGCTACTACAGTATTACGGGCGGGTCGTGGGGCGCGTCGATCGGCATTCAAAAAAAGGATCTCCTCCTCGTCTTTCGCGATGCCGATGCCCTCCGAAGCTTTGAAAACGCCTCGGGCTGGCAGGTCGGCGTGAACGGCGCCGTCACCCTGATCAACGTCGGGGTGGGCGCGGACGTCAGCACGATGCAGATCAATCAGCCGATCGTCGCCTTCGTCATCGGGCAAAAGGGCTTGATGTTCGACGTGTCGCTACAGGGCGCCAAGATCAGCCGGATCAAGCGGTAG